From Rickettsia endosymbiont of Ceutorhynchus obstrictus, a single genomic window includes:
- a CDS encoding autotransporter outer membrane beta-barrel domain-containing protein — translation MNKNKQIIQKIIRAGLVTISVLTVLSEAQAYPPSSYSRVSGSERISPQGATALIDPLPELDRQPLLRAVSRPRTPGRKPSKYSKVQQLKQEQKDGTPQDEDNEAILTWDDSDYTTLLYGVDSEVEDVRLSNKILEDWDVDDDSNLDLDVLDSLCPAPAITYILDSVLQTNKEAGALLSRALPNNNADDAITFEDIELVLQEIEQMALVEGNNSLSVAGALETNDALDDNSVAYEDEKKIGVTAVIKEFLEQTSLEEDLENEENSKNNAANHADNSVTQQIEEQVNKPSDEPVVKGAEQILANAGMYNAERASMVVRGHNQLIMSVINQRMNTDASNRTLGIVGAGDETYNQHGIWVSPFIGNSAQKFSASISDYKSKNSGATLGYDGFVSDNLLLGYAYTRAITKIKYKNEKLGDESKVRSNIYSIYGLYNVPNKNWFISGIGLYGDSIVKNYAQRAVVIGNKISGYQTAHSKHKSYVYTGQLMVGYNYISSSSVSFKPMIGMRYDKMRDASYQESGTDYQNLAVKGISASLIEGIVGVRGAKHINLGHMVITPEIYGFVHRNFRDKASAIDARLFGMENPLPSMTLTRAKTSINFGGGITAKYKSYEYGIHYNGNVANKYLAHQASVKLRVNF, via the coding sequence ATGAACAAGAATAAACAAATAATTCAGAAAATAATCAGAGCGGGATTAGTAACAATATCGGTATTGACGGTACTATCAGAGGCACAAGCATACCCGCCTAGTTCTTATAGCCGTGTTTCCGGGTCAGAGCGTATTAGCCCACAAGGAGCAACAGCACTAATAGACCCGTTACCTGAATTAGATAGGCAGCCATTACTACGAGCAGTATCAAGACCAAGAACACCGGGCAGAAAGCCATCAAAATATTCCAAAGTGCAGCAGTTAAAGCAGGAGCAAAAAGACGGGACGCCTCAGGATGAGGATAACGAAGCTATCTTGACATGGGATGATAGCGATTATACTACTTTATTATATGGAGTAGATAGTGAGGTAGAAGATGTTAGGCTTAGCAATAAAATATTAGAGGATTGGGACGTAGATGATGATTCAAACCTTGACCTGGACGTCCTAGATTCGCTATGCCCTGCTCCGGCAATCACCTATATTTTAGATAGTGTGTTACAAACTAATAAAGAAGCAGGTGCTTTACTATCTAGAGCATTGCCTAATAATAATGCGGATGATGCCATAACTTTTGAAGATATAGAGCTTGTGCTACAAGAAATAGAGCAAATGGCTTTAGTTGAAGGGAATAATAGCTTATCGGTAGCCGGGGCATTAGAAACTAATGATGCATTGGATGATAATAGCGTTGCTTATGAAGATGAGAAAAAAATAGGAGTTACGGCGGTTATTAAAGAGTTTTTAGAGCAAACTAGTTTAGAAGAAGATTTAGAAAATGAAGAAAATAGTAAAAATAATGCTGCCAATCATGCCGATAATAGCGTGACGCAGCAAATAGAGGAGCAAGTAAATAAGCCGTCAGATGAGCCTGTAGTAAAAGGAGCAGAACAAATACTAGCAAATGCCGGGATGTACAATGCAGAGCGGGCATCTATGGTGGTTAGAGGTCATAACCAATTAATTATGTCAGTTATTAATCAGAGAATGAATACAGATGCATCTAATAGGACGTTAGGAATAGTGGGAGCAGGAGATGAGACCTATAATCAGCACGGCATATGGGTAAGCCCTTTTATCGGTAATTCTGCGCAAAAATTCTCTGCTAGCATCAGTGATTATAAAAGTAAGAATAGTGGGGCAACGCTAGGCTATGATGGCTTTGTCAGTGATAATTTATTATTAGGGTACGCATATACTAGAGCTATAACTAAGATTAAATATAAGAATGAGAAGCTAGGAGATGAGAGCAAAGTAAGAAGTAATATTTACTCAATATACGGCTTATATAATGTTCCTAATAAGAATTGGTTTATCAGCGGCATAGGGTTATATGGGGATAGTATAGTTAAAAACTATGCGCAGAGAGCGGTAGTTATCGGAAATAAAATATCCGGTTATCAAACAGCTCATAGTAAACATAAGTCATATGTCTATACCGGTCAATTAATGGTCGGTTATAATTATATCTCGTCTTCTTCCGTGAGTTTCAAACCGATGATCGGTATGAGATATGACAAAATGCGTGATGCTAGCTATCAAGAAAGCGGTACGGATTATCAGAATTTGGCAGTTAAGGGTATTTCAGCAAGTTTAATAGAGGGGATAGTAGGGGTTAGAGGAGCAAAACACATTAATCTCGGTCATATGGTCATAACACCGGAAATATACGGTTTTGTACATCGTAATTTTAGAGATAAAGCATCGGCTATTGATGCGAGATTGTTTGGTATGGAGAACCCGCTGCCGAGTATGACATTAACGAGAGCTAAAACTAGTATTAATTTTGGTGGCGGCATAACTGCGAAATATAAGAGTTATGAATACGGCATTCACTATAATGGTAATGTCGCCAATAAGTATTTAGCGCATCAAGCTAGTGTGAAGCTAAGGGTCAACTTCTAG
- the acpS gene encoding holo-ACP synthase encodes MIVGVGTDIVQIPRIEKILSLYKERFTKRILAVSELKKLALLNEEVHAGFLAKRFAAKEAISKALGTGVGRGISFKDIIILNDSFGKPFVELASNYLEKFTSVNIHLSISDDYPVCIAFAVISK; translated from the coding sequence ATGATTGTCGGCGTTGGAACAGATATAGTACAAATTCCTAGAATCGAAAAAATATTATCTTTATATAAAGAGCGTTTTACTAAAAGAATTCTAGCGGTAAGCGAGTTAAAAAAACTTGCTTTACTAAATGAAGAAGTACATGCCGGTTTTTTAGCAAAACGTTTTGCCGCAAAAGAGGCGATTAGTAAAGCTCTCGGTACCGGAGTCGGTAGAGGAATAAGCTTTAAAGATATCATAATATTAAATGATAGCTTTGGGAAACCTTTTGTTGAGCTTGCCTCAAATTACTTAGAAAAATTTACTTCCGTAAATATTCATCTATCCATCTCGGATGATTATCCTGTTTGTATTGCTTTTGCAGTAATTAGCAAATAA
- a CDS encoding autotransporter outer membrane beta-barrel domain-containing protein, which translates to MAQKPSFLKRITTASTVAFAAAAIVGTGSTAFAQASRTTIAAATTLDGTGFDQTAAPADLPVQSAAGAVPGAVITATFNGAINFNTPNGDFNGILLNTANNLAVAITNNTQLGFISNGNAANAFNFTPAANQSLTITGQGITAANAALAQSAAGVPGFNGNAAINNNDISGLGNFDFAAGGITLNLNSADATKAMTATNFKVANGAAAGVITVNNNGATAGNLDILEFNDLSVATTKTITVAAGSAIRFNSTPTAGNSLTLQAVANSTIGLTNDATLILKSKAAAAFSFAVANGTLGATGGDNNGVIVFDSSLAGAAANLTSNKAGNAVAVVGTNNTTRAQGFILKGMAANATTIDGQVYAKAIELQGGQLTFGQAVDVGANGTTNFTTAASQATISKTSNLGAVTFGAFAGNTLTVNSTADNTTLTGNFTGDATGLNGANFPTILFTGANTAKLAAADATQPVATNIKAIENNTAVAVTLGAGDYNTDLNLSNVGGSFILADGFKLTGNVNATAGANALQAGTLVAQGNATISGDIGFNATAAKNPVPLGNITVADVANKALTLGGANIIGSNAPGASINFGANVGGVVNLTNTTDNVNLQYNVTLAADNKGVINADAMIAGKTLTISGTIGTFDAAAPIKNATKSLASLSVAGGANIDLSAGDVAINNLIMGDTTTVKLAHNTYKIITTNSPGKGVVNISPAAAANPNATTLAAGTSLGSEDNVLKEIKFSGLPNPNPDALTDVILNVGKDVALYATNITNTTPGIGSFTFSGGGTNIVGGQVGTAASKFNTVAITNGTTVQFKNPVFFAGATTIDATSTLQIGGAYQADSIGGVAANQGTVEFVNTTPITLTTANAGNTISTIKVSGSDNVTLTKALGATNIVFGDNSGGAGLKLAATDKIQGATITSTAGNNHPAVITSFAAGDFIDEGQAVGDANNIVNIGLGADIAFTVNEGTNFFAEIIPVANGQGTVVLNAATGGQVYGLGLANFKLKSVTIATNTTNFGDTYVTNNTLIVDDNTTYTAGGTVDAGIQLGSTVGTGNVVFLNGADLLPTTTINALVPNKGNVTFQGSATVGNIAESGTSVALVEFTGVSGSVAGLRGDIYSKTINFNGYNLTVLDEEVVLSGASSVNGQITLGTNELVFTGGASTWGPNTSLNTTLAGGDLGHIVINGGTITASGNVLTNVTINDQDSVNTPTTKYLLIGGGTNLTLPNGNSVSLDGTTFTSNQRFSDYSIIQDATSKDYFLQRTNIAGKVIAGDLASNPQYSNIPGLASNAGAILNPNNTGDAEKFLTNIGNLNSADTAQAIVALTAQDTNNLAVMQDIAAENISVLANRVHGVRYLHGPAGAPEGVLASPEGGVVGAADDAEDNVSYGGWAKAIYSDATQKSKGGVAGYSAKTTGGIFGFDTMANDNLMIGAAIGVTKTDMKYKNYRAGDKSTINGFSFSLYGAQQLVDNFFFQGATTFSTNQVKNKNKRYLANDSAQKVTETASASYDNLTYAVEGMFGYDAKVMENVLLTPMAGIRYIKSSDESYKETGTTFQNKSVTGKFSDKTDVIVGARVIGDSMNLSQFMFYPEAHAFVTHKVSGKLAKIQSSLDGQVTPFIGQPDKTDKTSYNLGLSVTTRPGPQMEYGIGYDANLASKYVAHTGTLKVRINF; encoded by the coding sequence ATGGCTCAAAAACCAAGTTTTTTAAAAAGAATAACGACCGCCTCGACCGTGGCTTTCGCTGCGGCTGCAATCGTCGGAACCGGAAGTACGGCTTTTGCGCAAGCTAGTAGAACGACAATAGCTGCTGCTACTACTCTTGATGGTACAGGGTTTGATCAGACTGCTGCGCCAGCTGACTTACCAGTTCAATCTGCAGCTGGAGCTGTGCCTGGTGCAGTTATTACTGCTACTTTTAATGGAGCAATCAATTTTAATACCCCGAATGGTGATTTTAACGGTATACTTTTAAATACTGCGAACAATTTAGCTGTTGCTATTACTAACAATACTCAGTTAGGGTTTATATCTAATGGTAATGCTGCCAACGCCTTTAACTTCACTCCCGCTGCTAATCAATCACTTACCATAACAGGTCAAGGTATTACTGCTGCTAATGCTGCTTTAGCACAAAGCGCTGCTGGTGTTCCTGGATTTAATGGTAATGCTGCTATTAACAATAACGATATTAGTGGTCTTGGAAATTTTGATTTTGCTGCCGGAGGTATTACCCTTAATCTTAATTCTGCTGATGCTACAAAAGCTATGACTGCTACCAACTTTAAAGTTGCTAATGGTGCAGCAGCTGGCGTTATTACCGTTAATAATAATGGTGCTACAGCAGGAAATCTTGATATATTAGAATTTAATGATTTAAGCGTTGCTACTACAAAAACTATCACTGTTGCTGCTGGCAGTGCTATCAGGTTTAATTCGACTCCAACGGCCGGTAATTCTTTAACACTTCAAGCTGTAGCAAATAGCACAATCGGTCTTACTAATGATGCTACCCTTATACTTAAGAGTAAAGCAGCGGCAGCTTTTAGTTTTGCCGTTGCTAATGGAACTCTTGGAGCAACTGGCGGAGATAATAACGGTGTAATCGTTTTTGATTCTTCTCTTGCTGGTGCAGCCGCTAACCTTACAAGTAATAAAGCAGGAAATGCAGTTGCGGTAGTTGGTACTAACAATACTACTAGAGCTCAAGGATTTATATTAAAAGGTATGGCAGCTAATGCTACCACTATTGATGGTCAAGTTTATGCTAAAGCTATTGAGTTACAAGGAGGACAACTTACTTTCGGTCAAGCAGTTGATGTTGGAGCTAATGGTACTACTAACTTTACTACAGCTGCTTCGCAAGCTACAATTAGTAAAACTTCAAATCTTGGTGCTGTAACTTTCGGTGCCTTTGCAGGTAACACTCTTACTGTAAATAGTACTGCAGATAACACAACTCTTACAGGTAACTTTACCGGGGATGCAACGGGCCTTAATGGTGCTAATTTTCCAACAATACTCTTTACCGGTGCAAATACTGCTAAGTTAGCTGCTGCCGATGCTACCCAGCCTGTAGCAACAAATATAAAAGCAATTGAAAATAACACAGCTGTAGCCGTAACATTAGGAGCAGGTGACTATAATACCGATCTTAACCTGTCAAATGTTGGTGGTAGCTTTATTCTTGCCGACGGTTTCAAGTTGACAGGTAATGTTAACGCAACAGCAGGAGCTAATGCTCTTCAAGCTGGAACACTTGTTGCTCAAGGAAATGCTACAATTAGCGGTGACATCGGCTTTAACGCCACTGCAGCTAAGAACCCTGTTCCTCTAGGTAATATTACCGTTGCTGATGTTGCGAATAAAGCCTTAACTCTTGGCGGAGCAAATATTATTGGTAGTAACGCTCCTGGTGCAAGTATTAATTTTGGAGCAAATGTTGGTGGTGTCGTTAACCTTACTAATACTACAGATAATGTTAATCTTCAGTATAATGTAACATTAGCGGCTGATAATAAAGGTGTTATTAATGCTGATGCTATGATTGCAGGTAAAACTTTAACTATTAGCGGTACGATTGGTACATTTGATGCTGCTGCTCCTATTAAGAATGCTACTAAATCTCTTGCTTCATTAAGCGTAGCTGGAGGTGCTAATATTGATTTAAGTGCCGGTGATGTTGCTATCAATAATTTGATTATGGGAGATACTACAACAGTAAAATTAGCTCACAATACTTATAAAATTATAACAACAAATAGCCCAGGTAAAGGTGTAGTTAATATTAGCCCGGCTGCTGCTGCGAACCCTAATGCAACAACCCTTGCCGCAGGGACAAGTTTGGGTAGTGAAGACAATGTATTAAAAGAAATTAAATTTAGCGGCCTTCCTAACCCAAATCCAGATGCTTTAACTGATGTTATATTAAATGTCGGAAAAGATGTTGCTCTATATGCTACTAACATTACTAATACGACTCCTGGCATAGGTTCTTTCACCTTTAGTGGCGGTGGTACGAATATTGTCGGCGGTCAAGTCGGTACTGCAGCTAGTAAATTTAACACTGTTGCAATCACAAATGGTACTACAGTTCAGTTTAAAAATCCTGTATTTTTTGCTGGTGCTACTACAATTGATGCTACTTCTACCTTGCAGATCGGTGGAGCTTATCAAGCAGATTCAATTGGTGGTGTTGCAGCAAATCAAGGAACAGTAGAGTTTGTTAATACTACTCCTATTACACTGACTACTGCAAATGCAGGAAATACCATATCAACAATAAAAGTTTCCGGTTCAGATAATGTTACATTAACAAAAGCGCTAGGGGCTACGAATATAGTTTTTGGAGATAATAGTGGCGGAGCAGGCTTAAAATTAGCTGCAACAGATAAAATTCAAGGGGCAACAATTACAAGTACAGCCGGTAATAATCATCCTGCAGTTATTACTTCATTTGCAGCGGGTGATTTTATTGATGAAGGTCAAGCAGTAGGTGATGCAAATAATATTGTTAACATTGGTTTAGGTGCCGATATCGCTTTTACAGTTAACGAAGGAACTAATTTCTTTGCAGAAATTATTCCGGTAGCTAACGGTCAAGGTACTGTAGTGCTTAATGCTGCAACCGGTGGTCAAGTATACGGATTAGGACTTGCGAATTTTAAACTAAAAAGTGTAACTATTGCTACTAATACTACAAACTTCGGTGATACTTATGTAACAAATAATACTCTTATAGTTGACGACAATACAACCTATACAGCTGGAGGTACAGTTGACGCCGGTATTCAACTAGGAAGTACTGTCGGTACCGGTAATGTAGTCTTCTTAAACGGCGCGGATTTATTACCTACAACTACTATTAATGCATTAGTACCTAACAAAGGTAACGTAACATTCCAAGGAAGTGCTACAGTCGGTAATATAGCCGAATCAGGTACATCTGTTGCATTAGTAGAATTTACCGGTGTTAGCGGTTCAGTAGCCGGTTTACGAGGTGATATATATTCCAAAACTATTAATTTTAATGGATATAATCTAACTGTTTTGGATGAGGAAGTAGTGCTTAGCGGTGCTTCATCAGTAAACGGTCAAATTACCCTTGGAACTAATGAATTAGTATTTACGGGCGGTGCTTCTACATGGGGACCTAACACTTCTCTTAATACAACCTTGGCCGGCGGCGATCTCGGTCACATCGTGATCAACGGCGGAACTATTACGGCATCAGGTAATGTGTTAACTAACGTAACAATTAACGATCAAGATAGCGTAAATACACCTACTACCAAATACTTATTGATAGGAGGCGGGACTAATCTTACTCTGCCAAACGGTAATTCCGTTAGTTTAGACGGCACGACTTTCACTTCTAATCAAAGATTCTCTGATTATAGTATAATTCAAGATGCTACAAGTAAGGATTACTTCTTACAGCGTACGAATATTGCAGGGAAAGTAATAGCCGGTGATTTAGCGTCAAATCCCCAATATAGTAATATTCCCGGTTTAGCTTCAAACGCTGGGGCAATTTTAAATCCTAATAATACGGGTGATGCGGAGAAGTTCCTTACTAATATAGGTAACTTAAATTCAGCGGATACCGCTCAAGCCATCGTAGCTCTTACTGCACAAGACACTAATAACCTTGCAGTAATGCAAGATATAGCTGCAGAGAATATCAGTGTTTTAGCTAACAGGGTACACGGAGTTAGATATCTTCACGGTCCTGCCGGAGCTCCTGAAGGCGTACTTGCAAGTCCTGAGGGCGGAGTAGTCGGAGCTGCCGATGATGCTGAGGATAATGTTAGTTACGGCGGTTGGGCTAAAGCTATATATAGTGATGCAACTCAGAAATCAAAAGGCGGTGTTGCCGGTTATAGTGCTAAAACTACCGGCGGTATCTTCGGTTTCGATACCATGGCTAATGATAACTTAATGATCGGTGCCGCTATCGGTGTTACAAAAACCGATATGAAGTATAAAAATTATAGAGCAGGCGATAAAAGCACAATTAACGGCTTCTCATTCTCTTTATACGGTGCGCAACAACTTGTTGATAATTTCTTCTTCCAAGGTGCAACAACATTTAGCACTAACCAGGTGAAGAACAAAAACAAACGTTACCTGGCAAATGATAGCGCTCAGAAAGTTACGGAAACTGCTAGTGCTAGTTATGATAACTTGACATATGCAGTTGAAGGAATGTTCGGTTACGATGCTAAAGTAATGGAAAATGTGTTACTTACTCCGATGGCCGGAATCAGATATATTAAATCATCTGATGAAAGTTATAAAGAAACCGGTACTACATTCCAGAACAAAAGCGTTACTGGCAAGTTTAGTGATAAGACGGATGTAATAGTCGGTGCTAGAGTTATCGGTGATTCTATGAATTTAAGTCAATTTATGTTCTATCCGGAAGCGCATGCTTTTGTTACTCACAAAGTAAGCGGTAAACTGGCTAAAATTCAGTCTAGCTTAGATGGACAAGTTACTCCGTTCATCGGTCAACCTGACAAAACTGATAAAACATCTTATAATTTAGGTTTAAGCGTAACTACAAGACCGGGTCCTCAAATGGAGTATGGAATTGGTTATGATGCAAACTTAGCAAGTAAGTATGTTGCTCATACTGGTACATTAAAAGTTCGCATAAACTTCTAA